In the genome of Myxococcus stipitatus, one region contains:
- a CDS encoding dipeptidase, translated as MNRFVLVALLLSAPALAAPPVAPAPVSAKAQAIHDSALIIDTHVDTPLRMLEEGFDLGSEPPNGQGHLDLSRARAGNLGAAFFSIWVEPKAFAGQYTHRALRLIDTVLNAVEKYPDQMVLALSSKDIVAARAGKQKKLATLLGVEGGHAIQNDLGVLRDFYRLGVRYMTLTWSNTNEWADSSGDITDAAVKHHDGLTDFGRDVVREMNRLGMLVDISHVSDKTFFDTLKVTRAPVIASHSSARALTDHPRNMTDEMLKAVAANGGVVMVNYFSAFIDDTYRQSYAAMAPERNAALEALSAKHQGADAATKFRVEGAASWEWAAKVPRPPLESLINHIDHIAKVAGVDHVGMGSDFDGINSTPQSIDSVADLPRITEALLARGYTREQLHKILGGNLLRVFREAERVSRELRAAPRARR; from the coding sequence GTGAATCGCTTCGTCCTCGTCGCACTGCTCCTCTCCGCGCCCGCGCTCGCGGCTCCGCCCGTGGCTCCCGCGCCGGTCTCCGCGAAGGCCCAGGCCATCCACGACTCGGCGCTCATCATCGACACGCACGTGGACACGCCGCTGCGCATGCTGGAGGAAGGCTTCGACCTGGGCTCGGAGCCGCCCAACGGGCAGGGCCACCTGGACCTGTCGCGCGCCCGCGCGGGCAACCTGGGCGCCGCCTTCTTCTCCATCTGGGTGGAGCCCAAGGCGTTCGCCGGCCAGTACACCCACCGCGCGCTGCGCCTCATCGACACGGTGCTCAACGCGGTGGAGAAGTACCCGGACCAGATGGTGCTGGCGCTCTCGTCCAAGGACATCGTCGCTGCGCGCGCGGGCAAGCAGAAGAAGCTGGCCACGCTGCTGGGCGTCGAGGGCGGCCACGCCATCCAGAACGACCTGGGCGTGCTGCGCGACTTCTACCGGCTGGGCGTGCGCTACATGACGCTCACCTGGTCCAACACGAACGAGTGGGCGGACTCCTCGGGCGACATCACCGATGCCGCCGTGAAGCACCATGACGGCCTCACCGACTTCGGCCGGGACGTCGTGCGCGAGATGAACCGGCTGGGCATGCTCGTGGACATCTCCCACGTGTCCGACAAGACGTTCTTCGACACGCTGAAGGTGACGCGGGCGCCGGTCATCGCGTCGCACTCGTCGGCGCGCGCGCTGACGGACCACCCGCGCAACATGACGGACGAGATGCTCAAGGCCGTCGCCGCCAACGGGGGCGTCGTCATGGTGAACTACTTCTCCGCGTTCATCGACGACACCTATCGTCAGTCGTACGCGGCCATGGCTCCCGAGCGCAACGCCGCCCTGGAGGCCCTGTCGGCGAAACACCAAGGCGCGGATGCCGCCACGAAGTTCCGGGTGGAGGGGGCGGCGAGCTGGGAGTGGGCGGCGAAGGTGCCGCGCCCGCCGCTCGAGTCCCTCATCAACCACATCGACCACATCGCCAAGGTGGCCGGCGTGGACCACGTGGGCATGGGCTCGGACTTCGACGGCATCAACTCCACGCCGCAATCCATCGACTCGGTGGCGGACCTGCCGCGAATCACCGAGGCGCTGCTGGCCCGGGGCTACACCCGCGAGCAGCTCCACAAGATTCTGGGCGGCAACCTGCTGCGCGTCTTCCGCGAGGCGGAGCGCGTCAGCCGTGAATTGCGCGCCGCGCCGCGCGCCCGGCGCTGA
- a CDS encoding tetratricopeptide repeat protein, translated as MSRLLDEDDGASPDLLGSLDDTAGPARRLSRQRSTDLVRAALLATVDAPSPPARPRRRFEWWLSGGLLVVGAAAAAGWQVTRGSQPLAQAPMDPVVMASAQVDSTPAEPPAVTHVAEAPVRPAKVDSVRERSIAPAPEDLLRRANAHRADGQWKAAEALYQRVIRSEPQGTPAYVARVASGALRLEHLGDARGALRQYEEALRGWPRGMLAEEAGHGVAEALRALGDTAGEARALESFLQMHPESPHGVAARTRLREISTR; from the coding sequence ATGAGCCGGCTCCTGGATGAGGATGACGGGGCTTCGCCGGACCTGCTCGGGTCCCTGGATGACACCGCGGGCCCGGCGCGTCGGCTGTCGCGTCAGCGCTCCACCGACCTGGTGCGCGCCGCGCTCCTGGCCACGGTGGATGCGCCGTCGCCCCCGGCGCGCCCCCGCCGCCGCTTCGAGTGGTGGCTGAGCGGTGGACTGCTCGTGGTGGGGGCCGCCGCCGCGGCGGGGTGGCAGGTGACGCGCGGAAGCCAGCCGCTCGCGCAGGCCCCCATGGACCCGGTGGTGATGGCGTCGGCCCAGGTCGACTCCACGCCCGCAGAGCCGCCCGCCGTGACGCACGTGGCCGAAGCGCCCGTCCGTCCCGCCAAGGTGGACTCGGTGCGGGAGCGGTCCATCGCGCCCGCGCCGGAGGACTTGCTGCGGCGAGCCAATGCGCACCGGGCCGACGGTCAATGGAAGGCGGCCGAGGCGCTCTATCAGCGCGTCATCCGGAGCGAGCCTCAAGGGACGCCGGCCTATGTCGCGCGGGTGGCCTCGGGGGCGCTGAGGCTGGAGCACCTGGGCGATGCGCGCGGCGCGCTGCGGCAATACGAAGAGGCCCTGCGCGGCTGGCCCCGGGGCATGTTGGCGGAGGAGGCGGGCCACGGTGTCGCGGAGGCGCTCCGGGCCTTGGGCGACACGGCGGGGGAGGCTCGCGCGCTGGAGTCCTTCCTCCAGATGCACCCTGAATCACCCCATGGAGTAGCGGCTCGGACGCGACTGAGGGAGATTTCAACGCGATGA
- a CDS encoding MarR family transcriptional regulator encodes MKETANGEPEPHEGEALKGPPLGEVLEFMRLLWAVDHGLQSTSKRMESTLGLTGPQRLVIRLVGRFPGITAGTLAQILHVHPSTLTGVLKRLEKRGLLERKSDPLDGRKALFALTEPGRSLDIPSEGTVESAVQRVLARMSRNRILATQDVLTALAQELGGVPAPAEPGEESADPKPDAR; translated from the coding sequence ATGAAGGAAACGGCCAACGGGGAGCCGGAACCCCACGAAGGCGAGGCGCTCAAGGGCCCGCCGCTTGGTGAAGTGCTCGAGTTCATGCGGCTGTTGTGGGCCGTGGACCATGGGCTCCAGTCCACCTCGAAGCGGATGGAGTCGACGCTGGGCCTCACCGGTCCGCAGCGGCTGGTCATCCGGCTGGTGGGCCGCTTCCCCGGCATCACCGCGGGCACGCTCGCGCAGATTCTCCACGTCCACCCCAGCACCCTGACGGGCGTGCTCAAGCGGCTGGAGAAGCGCGGCCTGCTGGAGCGCAAGTCGGACCCGCTGGACGGGCGCAAGGCGCTGTTCGCGCTCACCGAGCCCGGCCGCTCGCTCGACATCCCCTCCGAGGGCACCGTCGAGTCCGCCGTGCAGCGCGTGCTCGCGCGCATGTCGCGCAACCGCATCCTCGCCACCCAGGACGTGCTCACCGCACTCGCGCAGGAGCTGGGAGGTGTCCCCGCGCCCGCCGAGCCCGGCGAGGAGTCCGCAGACCCGAAGCCGGACGCTCGCTGA
- a CDS encoding helix-hairpin-helix domain-containing protein yields the protein MRAAWGLLALGLLVGGPGVADAATASRTQYSGVVNLNEASASELDLLPGVGEKAAQRIIQHRGKRPFQRVEELVRVKGFGRKKFLKLKAHLTLSGPTTLKVEQVAPTLVGKEVVAANN from the coding sequence GTGAGGGCCGCGTGGGGACTGCTCGCGCTGGGCCTCCTGGTGGGAGGGCCGGGCGTGGCGGACGCGGCCACCGCCTCGCGCACCCAGTACTCGGGCGTGGTGAACCTCAACGAGGCCTCGGCCTCGGAGCTCGACCTCTTGCCGGGCGTCGGTGAGAAGGCGGCGCAGCGCATCATCCAGCACCGCGGCAAGCGGCCCTTCCAGCGCGTGGAGGAGCTCGTCCGCGTGAAGGGCTTCGGACGCAAGAAGTTCCTCAAGCTCAAGGCCCACCTGACCCTGAGCGGGCCCACCACGCTGAAGGTGGAGCAGGTGGCCCCGACCCTGGTGGGGAAGGAGGTGGTCGCCGCGAACAACTGA
- a CDS encoding FHA domain-containing protein has translation MLHRLSVLMTRLQDDPDALLRDVGWPVLVWDSMPSRPRSVGPEEAPTLMGPLPPRVVESMVFELRPRYPGRGPEVTVGRSPECDIVLPEPTVSRQHARFRPEPHTEVWSVTDLESHGGTYLEGVLVVPGRPSPLFTRASLRLGGAEVVFLQACAFERYVRSYPQQSRVRLTRPG, from the coding sequence GTGCTCCATCGATTGTCCGTGTTGATGACACGGCTCCAGGATGACCCCGATGCCTTGTTGAGGGATGTCGGTTGGCCCGTGCTGGTGTGGGACTCGATGCCGAGCCGTCCTCGCTCGGTGGGCCCGGAGGAAGCGCCGACGCTGATGGGCCCGTTGCCTCCGCGCGTCGTGGAGTCGATGGTCTTCGAGCTGCGGCCCCGCTACCCGGGCCGAGGCCCCGAGGTGACGGTGGGGCGCAGTCCGGAGTGCGACATCGTTCTGCCCGAACCCACGGTGTCTCGTCAGCACGCACGCTTTCGTCCAGAGCCACACACCGAGGTGTGGAGCGTGACGGACCTGGAGAGCCACGGCGGCACGTATCTGGAAGGCGTGCTGGTGGTGCCGGGGCGTCCGTCTCCGCTCTTCACGCGGGCCTCGTTGAGGCTGGGGGGCGCGGAGGTGGTGTTCCTCCAGGCGTGTGCGTTCGAGCGCTACGTGCGCTCGTATCCTCAGCAGTCCCGGGTGCGCTTGACGCGACCAGGGTGA
- a CDS encoding TonB-dependent receptor: MRRTFFTGHLVCLALSLAGEVRAQTRDVDAVPAEHTPSVESAPDAVLDPSPSPAETPVPSSGTVVRGKAPPPPESPERRDPTGAITIIEAAERAGEARDTAELLAGSVGLAVQDTGGYGQSKSLVVRGAASNGVLVFLDGIPLNGAGGMADLSQVPAALVERFEVLRGGAGTRYGSGGLGGAVNIVTRAPSSSARASGEVTYGSWNTALGHVAVTGPLLDGNALVLLHAGRSDGDFAYELDELPAVDNPVTAEARARNDARGGGVLLRYRRRLPGGSRLDVLSELALEDRAIPGTVQNPQSSGRQDLDRLSLGVRWSGLLAGTQASARGFFRRDGLEVTGDLLAAGGPQRHSVGGVELEGRAPLGGSQVLTLTVAASGEQVTDARDAQAASWWRTSVMAMDEWTLFDGVLEVVPSLRLERVGPYWLFSPKLGAMVSLGRGLGLRANAGQSHRAPSFLELYIRQGMLLPNPGLKPERALYADAALVWSSAEEGARWSVTAGGFGALYENLIAYELYPPLAARPYNFDAARVWGVELEAEARPFSWLMASGGYTWLRTQNRLGDPRFYNQPLPYRPRHKWVGRVRAGPDWLNVRTEVLYQASQFVNRTGTRSLPSRTFWSAGASSTFLHGPDVTLSVEVKNLLDARAYDFTGFPLPGRAVYATLAVALDRDSPAVTEEPHASRPPSP, translated from the coding sequence ATGCGGCGCACCTTCTTCACCGGGCACCTGGTGTGTCTGGCGCTCAGCCTCGCTGGCGAAGTCCGCGCGCAGACGCGAGACGTTGACGCCGTGCCCGCCGAGCACACGCCGTCCGTCGAGTCCGCTCCGGACGCGGTGTTGGACCCGAGTCCAAGTCCGGCGGAGACACCTGTCCCGTCCTCCGGGACGGTGGTGCGGGGGAAGGCGCCTCCGCCTCCGGAGTCCCCCGAGCGCCGGGACCCGACGGGGGCCATCACCATCATCGAGGCAGCGGAGCGCGCGGGGGAGGCTCGCGACACGGCGGAGCTGTTGGCCGGGTCGGTGGGGCTCGCGGTGCAGGACACCGGCGGGTACGGGCAGAGCAAGAGCCTGGTGGTTCGCGGCGCGGCGTCGAATGGCGTGCTGGTGTTCCTGGATGGGATTCCGCTCAACGGCGCGGGCGGCATGGCGGACTTGTCTCAAGTCCCCGCCGCGCTCGTGGAGCGCTTCGAGGTGCTGCGGGGGGGCGCGGGGACTCGCTATGGCTCGGGAGGGCTGGGCGGCGCGGTGAACATCGTCACGCGGGCGCCGTCCTCGAGCGCGCGCGCCAGTGGCGAGGTGACGTACGGGAGCTGGAACACGGCGCTGGGGCATGTCGCCGTCACGGGGCCTCTGCTGGATGGGAATGCGCTCGTGTTGCTGCATGCGGGGCGGTCGGACGGTGACTTCGCCTACGAGCTGGATGAGCTGCCCGCGGTGGACAACCCCGTCACCGCGGAAGCGCGGGCCCGCAATGACGCGCGAGGGGGTGGGGTGCTCCTGCGCTACCGGCGCAGGTTGCCGGGGGGCTCGCGGTTGGATGTGCTCTCCGAGCTGGCGCTGGAGGACCGCGCGATTCCGGGCACGGTGCAGAACCCGCAGTCCTCGGGGCGGCAGGACCTGGACCGGCTCTCGCTGGGCGTGCGCTGGTCGGGGTTGTTGGCGGGGACCCAGGCCAGTGCGCGGGGGTTCTTCCGGCGCGATGGGCTGGAGGTGACGGGGGACCTCCTGGCGGCGGGAGGGCCGCAGCGGCACTCGGTGGGGGGCGTGGAGCTGGAGGGACGCGCGCCGCTCGGGGGCTCGCAGGTGCTGACGCTCACGGTGGCCGCGTCGGGTGAGCAGGTGACCGATGCGCGGGACGCACAGGCTGCGAGCTGGTGGCGCACGAGCGTCATGGCGATGGATGAGTGGACGTTGTTCGACGGTGTCCTGGAGGTGGTGCCGTCGCTGCGGCTGGAGCGCGTGGGGCCTTACTGGCTCTTCTCTCCGAAGCTTGGCGCGATGGTGTCGTTGGGGCGTGGATTGGGCCTGCGGGCCAACGCGGGACAGTCCCATCGCGCGCCGTCGTTCCTGGAGCTCTACATCCGGCAGGGCATGTTGCTGCCCAATCCTGGCTTGAAGCCGGAGCGGGCCTTGTATGCGGACGCGGCGCTGGTGTGGAGCTCGGCGGAGGAGGGGGCTCGGTGGAGCGTGACGGCGGGAGGCTTTGGCGCGCTGTACGAGAACCTCATTGCGTATGAGCTGTATCCGCCCCTGGCGGCGCGTCCGTACAACTTCGACGCCGCGCGAGTGTGGGGCGTGGAGCTGGAGGCGGAGGCGCGTCCGTTCTCGTGGTTGATGGCCAGTGGGGGTTACACGTGGCTGCGCACGCAGAACCGCCTGGGGGACCCGCGCTTCTACAATCAGCCGTTGCCGTATCGTCCTCGCCACAAGTGGGTGGGGCGAGTGCGCGCGGGGCCGGACTGGCTCAACGTCCGCACCGAGGTGCTGTATCAGGCCTCGCAGTTCGTGAATCGCACGGGGACTCGGAGCTTGCCGTCGCGCACGTTCTGGAGCGCGGGGGCTTCGAGCACCTTCTTGCATGGGCCGGACGTCACGCTGTCGGTGGAGGTGAAGAACCTCCTCGACGCGCGGGCCTATGACTTCACCGGCTTCCCGCTGCCGGGGCGCGCTGTGTACGCGACGCTCGCGGTGGCGCTCGACCGGGACTCACCTGCTGTCACCGAGGAACCTCATGCTTCGCGCCCCCCATCCCCGTGA
- a CDS encoding RNA polymerase sigma factor, translating into MTSTGPEAIGRARPGVDPRVQAAIQGRREATESLLMELLPRVRNLVRYLVRGDGDVEDISQESLIALIRGLPTYRGEGQFHSWVDRVVARTTFAWLKRARGTEARRGDEEALELVSVPSEDAPPDEYVHRRRMVMLLDRVPDEQRHAMVLHHVLGMSVPEVSEELGIPFETIRSRLRLGRAALRALATGEEGGLR; encoded by the coding sequence ATGACGAGCACGGGTCCGGAAGCCATCGGCAGAGCGCGCCCTGGGGTGGACCCTCGCGTCCAGGCGGCCATCCAGGGACGGCGCGAGGCCACCGAGTCCTTGCTGATGGAGCTGCTGCCTCGGGTGCGCAACCTCGTCCGCTACCTGGTGCGGGGAGATGGGGACGTGGAGGACATCTCGCAGGAGTCGCTCATCGCGCTGATACGAGGGCTCCCCACCTACCGAGGGGAGGGGCAGTTCCATTCGTGGGTGGACCGGGTGGTGGCGCGGACGACCTTCGCGTGGCTGAAGCGCGCGCGAGGCACGGAGGCCCGGCGGGGAGACGAGGAGGCGCTGGAGCTGGTGTCGGTGCCCTCCGAGGACGCGCCTCCGGACGAGTATGTCCACCGCCGCCGCATGGTGATGTTGTTGGACCGTGTTCCGGACGAGCAGCGGCATGCGATGGTGCTGCACCACGTGCTGGGCATGAGCGTGCCGGAGGTGTCCGAGGAGCTGGGGATTCCCTTCGAGACGATTCGCAGCCGGCTGCGGCTGGGGCGCGCGGCGCTCCGGGCGTTGGCCACAGGGGAGGAGGGAGGCCTGAGATGA
- a CDS encoding dipeptidase has protein sequence MNRRLPRLLTALPVSAALVAPPVLACTSMLVNKGATADGATLMTYAADAHELYGELYHTPARRHAPGAQRDIIEWDTGKFLGRIPEAPVTYSVIGNMNEHQLSIGESTFTGRKELEGPAGIIDYGSLIYITLERAKTAREAITVMTKLVAEHGYASTGESFSIADPKEAWLLEMIGKGAGQKGAVWVARKLPEGHITAHANQSRIEQFPLNDSENTLYSPDVISFAREKGWFKGADKDFSFAETYHPLDFGGQRFSEARVWSIFRRAAPSRNFGPEYADGSTPGKRLPLWVKPDQKLSVQDVMGLMRDHFENTPLDMSKDVGAGPYAAPYRWRPMTWEVDGKKYVHERAISTQQTGFSFVAQMRASMPAPIGGVLWFGVDDTSMTVYTPMYAGIREVPRNFSQGVASRGAFSWDSSFWVFNWVSNQAYARWSDISVDVHKEQGALEGQFLADQADIERTALEHYKRSPEEARRFLTAYSVQQGEKVHARWKKLGETLLVKYIDGNVRDEQGKVNHPKYPDGWYRRIAQEKGKSLQMPPEPEEAPKPAPVAAPAPKPAPAQPAKPTVAPAP, from the coding sequence ATGAACCGACGACTGCCCCGACTGCTCACCGCGCTGCCTGTCTCGGCCGCGCTGGTTGCTCCGCCCGTGCTCGCGTGTACCAGCATGCTGGTCAACAAGGGCGCCACGGCGGATGGCGCCACGCTGATGACCTACGCCGCGGACGCGCACGAGCTGTACGGCGAGCTGTACCACACGCCCGCGCGCCGCCACGCGCCCGGCGCCCAGCGCGACATCATCGAGTGGGACACCGGCAAGTTCCTGGGCCGCATCCCCGAGGCGCCGGTGACGTACTCCGTCATCGGCAACATGAACGAGCACCAGCTCTCCATCGGCGAGTCGACCTTCACGGGCCGCAAGGAGCTGGAGGGGCCCGCGGGCATCATCGACTACGGCTCGCTCATCTACATCACGCTGGAGCGCGCGAAGACGGCGCGCGAGGCCATCACCGTGATGACGAAGCTGGTGGCCGAGCACGGCTATGCCTCCACCGGCGAGTCCTTCTCCATCGCCGACCCGAAGGAGGCGTGGCTGCTGGAGATGATTGGCAAGGGCGCCGGGCAGAAGGGCGCGGTGTGGGTGGCGCGCAAGCTGCCGGAAGGGCACATCACCGCGCACGCCAACCAGTCGCGCATCGAGCAGTTCCCGCTGAATGATTCGGAGAACACGCTCTACTCGCCGGACGTCATCTCCTTCGCGCGCGAGAAGGGCTGGTTCAAGGGCGCGGACAAGGACTTCAGCTTCGCGGAGACGTACCACCCGCTCGACTTCGGCGGGCAGCGCTTCTCCGAGGCGCGCGTGTGGAGCATCTTCCGCCGCGCGGCGCCGTCGCGGAACTTCGGCCCGGAGTACGCGGATGGCTCCACGCCGGGCAAGCGCCTGCCCCTGTGGGTGAAGCCGGACCAGAAGCTGTCCGTGCAGGACGTCATGGGGCTGATGCGGGACCACTTCGAGAACACGCCCCTGGACATGTCCAAGGACGTGGGCGCGGGCCCGTACGCGGCGCCCTACCGCTGGCGGCCCATGACGTGGGAGGTGGACGGCAAGAAGTACGTCCACGAGCGCGCCATCTCCACGCAGCAGACGGGCTTCTCCTTCGTCGCGCAGATGCGCGCCTCCATGCCCGCTCCCATCGGCGGCGTGCTGTGGTTCGGCGTGGATGACACGTCCATGACGGTCTACACGCCCATGTACGCGGGCATCCGCGAGGTGCCCCGGAACTTCTCCCAGGGCGTGGCCAGCCGCGGCGCCTTCTCCTGGGACTCGTCCTTCTGGGTGTTCAACTGGGTGTCCAACCAGGCCTATGCGCGCTGGAGCGACATCTCCGTGGACGTCCACAAGGAGCAGGGCGCGCTGGAGGGGCAGTTCCTGGCGGACCAGGCGGACATCGAGCGCACCGCGCTGGAGCACTACAAGCGCAGCCCGGAGGAGGCCCGCCGCTTCCTCACCGCGTACTCCGTGCAGCAGGGTGAGAAGGTCCACGCGCGCTGGAAGAAGCTCGGCGAGACGCTGCTCGTGAAGTACATCGACGGCAACGTCCGCGACGAGCAGGGCAAGGTGAACCACCCGAAGTACCCGGACGGCTGGTACCGCCGCATCGCCCAGGAGAAGGGCAAGAGCCTGCAGATGCCCCCGGAGCCGGAGGAGGCCCCCAAGCCGGCCCCGGTGGCCGCCCCCGCCCCCAAGCCGGCCCCGGCGCAGCCCGCCAAGCCCACCGTGGCTCCGGCCCCGTAG
- a CDS encoding DUF7305 domain-containing protein, with translation MTHSWVSGWKRFVVLGCLSASAACTVRDPVAFINTEDGGGGPVASSDSGPKPPPDDLEAFCASTGPMLLVGDSVTGARVCSGHLAERAFRFALCTCERLSLSATMTTDAFRSTQGLYIPGGAGGSVATNGGVAANDSLRVGGGLSAGGTDGISLGSGLTVGGGLYSGGPLVGNVSAQVTGDAWVRGDVGVASLTVEGKLAVPAGRVMSGAVTASEVRREPVDSVAPCACDEGARLDIRGLIENHARNNHNEVAGLEASTLEDFRGERTLELPCGRFFLTRIEGQGRLNLVVRERTALFVRDGITVGERLSVEVVPPGELDLFIGGDVTVAGQFLLGSPEAPARVRVYSAGTGSLVISAGSVLAGNVYAPGAALNLSGNTEVFGSVFVRQIESSGVLALHYDEDVLSLGRACAGEK, from the coding sequence ATGACTCACTCGTGGGTGTCTGGGTGGAAGCGGTTCGTGGTGCTGGGCTGTCTCTCGGCGAGCGCCGCGTGCACCGTGAGGGACCCGGTGGCCTTCATCAACACGGAGGACGGGGGCGGTGGGCCGGTGGCCTCGTCGGACAGCGGGCCGAAGCCCCCTCCCGACGACCTGGAGGCGTTCTGCGCGTCGACGGGGCCGATGCTCCTGGTGGGTGACAGCGTCACGGGCGCGCGGGTGTGCAGCGGGCATCTGGCCGAGCGCGCCTTCCGCTTCGCGTTGTGCACCTGCGAGCGGCTGTCGCTGAGCGCGACGATGACGACGGATGCGTTCCGCAGCACGCAGGGGCTGTACATCCCAGGGGGGGCAGGGGGCTCGGTGGCGACGAATGGCGGCGTCGCGGCCAACGACTCGCTGCGGGTGGGCGGGGGGCTGAGTGCGGGAGGGACGGATGGAATCTCGCTGGGCAGCGGCCTGACGGTGGGGGGCGGGCTGTACAGCGGCGGGCCGCTCGTCGGGAATGTGTCCGCGCAGGTGACGGGGGATGCGTGGGTGCGCGGCGACGTGGGCGTGGCCTCGCTGACGGTGGAGGGGAAGCTGGCGGTGCCCGCCGGGCGCGTCATGTCCGGCGCGGTGACGGCCTCCGAGGTGCGGCGCGAGCCGGTGGACTCGGTGGCGCCGTGTGCGTGTGACGAGGGCGCGCGCCTGGACATCCGGGGCCTCATCGAGAACCACGCCCGGAACAACCATAACGAGGTCGCGGGGCTGGAGGCGTCGACGCTGGAGGACTTCCGCGGTGAGCGCACGCTGGAGCTGCCGTGTGGGCGCTTCTTCCTGACGCGCATCGAGGGACAGGGGCGGTTGAACCTGGTGGTGCGCGAGCGCACCGCGCTGTTCGTGCGCGACGGCATCACCGTGGGCGAGCGGCTCTCCGTGGAGGTGGTGCCGCCCGGGGAGCTGGACCTGTTCATCGGCGGGGACGTGACGGTGGCGGGCCAGTTCCTGCTGGGGTCTCCGGAGGCGCCGGCGCGAGTGCGCGTGTACTCCGCGGGGACGGGCTCGCTGGTCATCTCCGCGGGCAGCGTGCTCGCGGGGAACGTCTACGCGCCGGGGGCCGCGCTGAACCTCAGCGGCAACACGGAGGTGTTCGGGTCCGTCTTCGTCCGCCAGATTGAGTCCTCCGGGGTGTTGGCCCTGCACTATGACGAGGACGTGCTGTCGCTGGGCCGCGCCTGCGCCGGGGAGAAGTGA